In Pirellula sp. SH-Sr6A, the DNA window CAGGGAGGTAAACTTTGATCCGCTTTTGAACCGGTGGTGCCAACAACAGGCTGTGTGGCAAAGCGAATCCGATTGCAAGCACCAAATCCGTCAACCACCAGGAGGCGAAGCCCTGTTCGGTCCCATATCGGAGGAAGAGAAAAAGAAAAACAACCGTGTAGAGAAACAGCAATTGTGTCCCAATTCCGAAAAGCATCCCTGCCAAACGTATCATCCGACCTTCTCCGCGACAAAGTATCCATACTCCATGGCTCCACTTCGATACGCATTGAGAATGGCATCAAAATGGTTCAGAAACAGCGTGTGGTTACGGCCAAGTAGTTTGGCAATCAGACGCACACCCGATTGTTCGACACGGCGTTTGCAAATCTCCCAAGTACGTTCGACATTGCGAGTCCACAGACCTTGGTGCACCACGCGCATACCTGCTTGTTCAAACCATTGTACGTAGTCGTCTTGGGTACCGAGCGATGGGCAGAACATCCCCTCACACACTTTTACGACTTGCGAAACACGATCGGAATCCAAAGGTGGTGAGCCCGCTAACCATGCGCACAATGCAAATCTCCCACCAGGCTTAAGCCAGCTTGCAGCCCGTTTAAAAAAAGCTGGCTTATCGAACAAGTGCTCCGTGCACTCGATGCTCCATACATAGTCAGCCGACTGCGCGTCGAAGTGGATGGATTCCGCGTCGCTACAGCGGAATTTGGGTCTGTTGTGAAACGAACGGCCCAGGCACGCGAGGGTTGCCCAATGCTTCTGTACCGGGCTGAGCGTAACCCCTGTAACGTGGCAATCTCTCTTTCGAGCCAACCAAATAGAAGAACCACCCATTCCACAGCCAATGTCGTAGACGACGGAGCCATTCCGTATTTCCGCGAGCCCGGCGAGGCGCTCTGTCAATGCGAGTTGCGCTGTGGCGGGTGGTTCGCTCCCCTCCCAGTAGCCGTGATGGATGTGTGGCCCCCATAAGAGTCGATAGAACAAGGTGCTCACATCGTAGTGACTTTGGATCACTCGCTTCTCAATCGCTGGACACTCAATCATGATGCTGGAACGACCCAAAGATCCCCGTAGATTCGAAGCTCATCTTTGACTCCGACAGTCCCCATCATTTTGCTGAATGGTTTGATTCTGTAGTCCGACTGCAAAATGCGAAATGCGCCTCGGACATGCAGCCAACCATCTTTGAGCTCGGCATCGCATACCGCCTGGATAGGTCGTGTTGTTTTATGCAACGTGAAGTTACCCTCCAGTAAATACTCTGGCAGATTCCGTTTCGAGGTCTTTCCTGTCGGTTTCCATTTGACGTTTTTTAACGTCGCTTCAGGATAGTGTTCGACCGAGAGTATTTC includes these proteins:
- a CDS encoding class I SAM-dependent methyltransferase — its product is MIECPAIEKRVIQSHYDVSTLFYRLLWGPHIHHGYWEGSEPPATAQLALTERLAGLAEIRNGSVVYDIGCGMGGSSIWLARKRDCHVTGVTLSPVQKHWATLACLGRSFHNRPKFRCSDAESIHFDAQSADYVWSIECTEHLFDKPAFFKRAASWLKPGGRFALCAWLAGSPPLDSDRVSQVVKVCEGMFCPSLGTQDDYVQWFEQAGMRVVHQGLWTRNVERTWEICKRRVEQSGVRLIAKLLGRNHTLFLNHFDAILNAYRSGAMEYGYFVAEKVG